The following are encoded in a window of Elusimicrobia bacterium HGW-Elusimicrobia-1 genomic DNA:
- the rpmC gene encoding 50S ribosomal protein L29 — protein sequence MKSKDWEQLKNSTDAELNAKLDTLRRRRSELEFRNKTAKVKNPLEIRAVRRVMARIKTILRARELISVAAPAKVRSS from the coding sequence ATGAAATCCAAAGATTGGGAACAACTTAAAAACTCGACGGACGCGGAGCTGAACGCGAAACTCGACACACTTCGCCGCCGTCGTTCGGAACTGGAATTCCGCAACAAAACCGCCAAGGTGAAAAATCCTCTTGAAATCCGCGCTGTTCGGCGCGTAATGGCGCGCATAAAAACGATTTTGCGCGCGCGCGAGCTGATTTCCGTCGCCGCGCCGGCTAAGGTGAGGTCATCGTAA
- a CDS encoding 50S ribosomal protein L6: MSRLAKKPVKIPEKVTATLKDNVLEVKGPLGTIKQPVPEGIKLIIGDDNTGSKGITLERVGSNTPKVRALHGLAAALVKNAVAGVTVGFSKDLEIHGVGFKALLEGGTLNMTLGFTHLVKVAIPEGIKVVVDPKQTSVTITGIDKYRVGQFAANIRKIRPPEPYKATGIRYKGEHIIKKAGKAAGAAGATAGK; encoded by the coding sequence ATGTCGAGATTAGCCAAAAAACCCGTAAAAATACCCGAAAAAGTAACCGCGACCCTCAAGGATAATGTTTTGGAAGTCAAAGGGCCGCTGGGCACGATAAAACAACCTGTGCCCGAAGGCATCAAGTTAATTATAGGCGACGATAATACCGGCTCCAAGGGAATTACTCTGGAGCGTGTCGGCTCGAACACTCCCAAGGTGCGCGCGTTGCACGGTCTTGCCGCGGCGCTGGTCAAAAACGCGGTAGCCGGCGTAACCGTGGGATTTTCCAAGGATCTCGAAATCCACGGAGTGGGTTTTAAGGCGTTGCTTGAGGGCGGCACACTGAATATGACTCTCGGTTTCACGCATCTCGTGAAAGTTGCGATACCCGAAGGCATCAAAGTAGTCGTCGACCCGAAACAGACGTCAGTCACCATTACAGGCATAGACAAATATCGCGTCGGACAATTCGCCGCGAACATAAGAAAAATCCGTCCGCCCGAGCCGTATAAGGCCACGGGGATAAGATACAAGGGCGAGCACATAATCAAAAAGGCCGGCAAAGCCGCCGGCGCGGCCGGAGCGACCGCGGGCAAATAG
- a CDS encoding 30S ribosomal protein S8 — MSIIDPIADFFTAIRNANAKIKEKVDVPASKTKIAVSKILKEEGFISNYKVIDDYKQGILRVYLKYTPQKEAVIKELKRMSKSGRRVYKSSAELPRLRRGMAVVIVSTSKGIMTADKAGEAGLGGEVMGYIW; from the coding sequence ATGTCGATAATCGACCCGATAGCAGATTTTTTCACGGCGATCAGAAACGCTAATGCAAAAATCAAAGAAAAAGTGGACGTTCCGGCGTCCAAGACGAAGATCGCCGTGTCCAAAATATTAAAAGAAGAGGGCTTTATCTCCAACTATAAAGTCATCGACGATTACAAGCAGGGCATCCTCAGGGTTTATCTTAAATATACACCGCAGAAAGAGGCCGTAATCAAGGAACTCAAGCGTATGTCCAAGTCGGGACGCAGGGTGTATAAGTCGTCGGCCGAACTGCCGCGTTTACGCAGAGGTATGGCGGTGGTAATAGTATCAACGTCGAAGGGCATAATGACCGCCGACAAGGCCGGCGAGGCCGGTCTGGGCGGGGAAGTAATGGGCTACATTTGGTAA
- a CDS encoding 50S ribosomal protein L24: MLNIKKKDKVMVIAGDDKGKTGEVLEILSGQKRAIVSKINIAIKHKKPTQSDPGGRIEMERPVAISKLAVVCQKCSRPTKVKRDRLADGKKIRVCKNCGEVIL, encoded by the coding sequence ATGCTTAACATAAAAAAGAAAGACAAAGTGATGGTCATAGCCGGCGACGATAAGGGTAAAACCGGCGAGGTGCTTGAGATTCTGTCCGGTCAGAAACGGGCGATAGTTTCAAAAATCAACATAGCCATAAAGCATAAAAAGCCCACTCAGAGCGATCCCGGCGGCAGAATAGAGATGGAGCGCCCCGTGGCAATTTCAAAGCTCGCGGTGGTTTGTCAGAAATGTTCGCGTCCCACAAAAGTTAAGCGCGACCGTCTCGCCGACGGAAAGAAAATACGCGTTTGCAAAAATTGCGGCGAAGTTATTCTTTAA
- a CDS encoding 50S ribosomal protein L14, producing MIQERSILKVADNSGARLIRCFRVLGGSDKRCAAIGELIVASVQVATPFAAIKKGEVVKAVIVRTKKEKRRPDGTYIKFDDNAAVIVDDNGEPRGTRIFGPVARELREKNYLKIISLAPEVL from the coding sequence ATGATACAGGAACGTTCGATTCTTAAAGTCGCAGACAACTCCGGAGCCCGCCTCATAAGATGCTTCAGGGTTTTGGGCGGCTCCGACAAGAGATGCGCCGCCATCGGCGAGTTGATAGTGGCCTCGGTACAGGTCGCCACTCCTTTTGCCGCGATTAAAAAGGGCGAGGTGGTAAAGGCCGTGATCGTAAGAACCAAAAAAGAAAAGCGCCGGCCCGACGGAACTTATATCAAGTTTGACGACAACGCCGCCGTTATCGTTGACGACAACGGCGAACCCCGAGGCACACGCATATTCGGACCCGTGGCCAGAGAACTCAGAGAAAAAAATTATCTTAAGATTATATCCCTGGCTCCCGAGGTGCTCTGA
- a CDS encoding type Z 30S ribosomal protein S14 codes for MATIAWMAKAKKPPKFSTRKRNRCSLCGRARGFMSDFGVCRICFRKLAHRGEIPGVRKSSW; via the coding sequence ATGGCGACTATAGCATGGATGGCTAAAGCAAAAAAGCCGCCGAAGTTTTCGACTCGGAAACGCAATCGCTGCTCGCTTTGCGGCCGCGCCCGCGGGTTCATGAGTGATTTCGGCGTCTGCAGAATATGTTTCAGAAAACTGGCCCATCGAGGTGAAATTCCCGGTGTGCGCAAATCAAGCTGGTAA
- a CDS encoding 50S ribosomal protein L16, whose amino-acid sequence MLMPKRVKYRKVQKGRVKGVAKRGTTIAFGHYGLMALEIGRLSSRHIESCRLTLTRFIKKGGKIWIRIFPDRPVTKKPAETRMGKGKGNPEFWVAIVKPGRVMFEMEGVSVADAREAFRQVAHKLPIVTKFLER is encoded by the coding sequence ATGCTGATGCCCAAAAGAGTAAAATACCGCAAAGTCCAAAAAGGGCGAGTCAAAGGTGTGGCTAAACGCGGGACAACGATAGCTTTCGGCCATTACGGACTTATGGCCCTGGAAATCGGCCGCCTTTCGAGCAGACACATTGAATCCTGCCGTCTTACGCTCACGCGTTTCATCAAAAAGGGCGGAAAGATATGGATAAGAATATTCCCCGACAGACCGGTCACCAAAAAACCGGCCGAGACAAGAATGGGAAAAGGAAAGGGCAATCCCGAATTTTGGGTTGCCATTGTCAAACCCGGCAGAGTGATGTTTGAGATGGAAGGCGTATCCGTTGCCGACGCGCGCGAAGCATTCAGGCAGGTCGCTCACAAACTGCCCATCGTCACGAAGTTTCTGGAACGTTAG
- the rpsQ gene encoding 30S ribosomal protein S17, with product MARKILLGQVVSDKMEKTRVVSIKRVFSHPKYGKVMRRATKVHAHDEKNASRTGDYVTICETRPVSKSKRWEVLSITKSAGAAAPAPKAK from the coding sequence ATGGCAAGAAAAATTCTGCTGGGACAAGTTGTAAGCGATAAGATGGAAAAAACCCGCGTCGTCTCGATAAAGCGCGTTTTCTCTCATCCGAAATACGGAAAAGTGATGCGCCGCGCCACAAAGGTTCACGCGCACGACGAGAAAAACGCCAGTCGCACAGGCGATTACGTAACCATTTGTGAAACCAGGCCCGTCTCAAAATCAAAGAGATGGGAAGTTCTTTCGATAACAAAATCTGCCGGCGCCGCCGCACCCGCGCCGAAAGCAAAATAA